A genomic stretch from Bacillus sp. E(2018) includes:
- a CDS encoding ABC transporter permease subunit has protein sequence MSVWRSPLFLSGFLIIVTLFFGSIIYSHFVPNEKQPVMQIRFDEQKQPVDSAPIAPFKEMPFGTDRFGVSIMHKVIDGAKYTLGFAFLVAFARLFFGTILGLILSQLPKPVLRISSKLFESFYYAPATIVAYLLIYPVLQIFTWSVPKNQQTIFSLLILILIAVPTVMVTVANETSKFLENEFISSVKVLGGGRIHKLRKHVLPYLKPRLSILYSQQLIATLLLAAHLGILQVFIGGTDFITLDPLENNTVPVAMINEWSSMIGANYYQIRGDRWIVFAPLAGFAITILALNFMVEAMKRQYLAKGAYTKRTRRVRKTKTPVQVKKLSQEQFDRIMKTGTDN, from the coding sequence ATGTCTGTATGGAGAAGTCCGTTATTTTTAAGTGGTTTTCTAATTATTGTTACCTTGTTTTTCGGTAGCATCATATATTCACATTTTGTACCGAATGAAAAACAGCCCGTGATGCAAATTCGATTTGACGAACAAAAACAACCTGTTGATTCAGCACCAATCGCTCCGTTTAAAGAAATGCCTTTTGGTACTGATCGGTTTGGAGTCAGCATCATGCATAAGGTCATTGACGGCGCAAAGTATACACTAGGATTTGCCTTCTTAGTCGCGTTCGCTCGCCTATTTTTCGGAACGATACTAGGATTAATCTTGAGTCAGCTGCCTAAGCCTGTACTTCGGATTTCAAGCAAGCTCTTTGAATCCTTTTATTATGCACCTGCAACCATTGTCGCCTATTTGCTTATTTATCCTGTTCTCCAAATTTTCACATGGTCTGTTCCGAAGAACCAACAAACTATATTCTCTTTGCTGATTCTCATATTAATCGCAGTCCCTACCGTGATGGTAACAGTAGCCAACGAAACGTCAAAGTTTTTAGAGAATGAATTTATATCTTCCGTTAAAGTTCTTGGTGGAGGCAGAATTCACAAGCTTCGGAAACACGTATTACCTTATCTAAAACCGCGATTAAGCATTCTATACAGCCAACAGCTAATCGCAACCCTACTACTGGCAGCACATCTTGGCATTTTACAAGTTTTTATCGGGGGAACTGACTTTATCACTCTCGATCCACTAGAAAATAATACGGTGCCTGTTGCTATGATCAATGAATGGTCGAGTATGATCGGTGCTAACTACTATCAAATTCGTGGTGATCGCTGGATCGTATTTGCTCCTCTCGCAGGATTTGCAATTACCATTCTCGCGTTGAACTTTATGGTTGAAGCCATGAAACGTCAATACCTCGCAAAAGGTGCTTACACGAAAAGAACAAGAAGAGTAAGAAAGACAAAAACTCCTGTACAGGTTAAGAAATTGTCTCAAGAGCAGTTTGATAGGATTATGAAAACAGGAACGGACAATTAA
- the hmpA gene encoding NO-inducible flavohemoprotein, with protein sequence MLQQRTIEVIKSTIPVLQVHGEAITSRFYEMLFQKHPELLNIFNHANQKKGRQQAALANAVYAAAANIDKLETIIPVVKGIAHKHRSLGVKPEHYPVVGENLLLAIKDVLGDAATDEIINAWAEAYGVIADVFIGIERNMYEDAGWEGFRPFVVTRKVEESSVITSFYLEPEDGMPLAKFMPGQYVSIKMDIPGQEHTHIRQYSLSDAPGQSSYRISVKKETGRDTVDGMVSVYLHESVKEGDILHLSAPAGDFYLNTDSEKHVVLISGGVGLTPMVSMLKTIASEQPQREITFIHAAINGQTHALKKEVIDIGEASDHIATHFVYESPLDEDLGYTKRGFIDQAWLKEILPLKDDAEYYFCGPIPFMQVIYTALQALNIPKENIHFEFFGPASDLQKESIKS encoded by the coding sequence ATGCTACAGCAAAGAACCATTGAAGTTATTAAGTCAACCATACCTGTTTTGCAAGTACACGGAGAAGCGATTACTTCCCGTTTTTATGAAATGCTGTTTCAGAAACATCCAGAGCTTTTAAATATTTTTAACCATGCAAACCAGAAAAAAGGACGTCAACAAGCCGCATTAGCAAACGCTGTATATGCTGCAGCAGCTAATATCGATAAGCTTGAAACCATTATACCAGTTGTAAAAGGAATCGCACATAAACATAGAAGTTTAGGTGTGAAGCCAGAGCATTATCCTGTTGTCGGTGAGAACCTGCTTCTTGCCATTAAAGACGTGCTTGGTGATGCTGCAACAGATGAAATCATCAATGCTTGGGCAGAAGCGTATGGTGTGATCGCGGATGTCTTTATTGGGATTGAACGTAACATGTATGAGGATGCGGGTTGGGAAGGTTTCAGACCTTTTGTCGTAACTCGTAAAGTAGAAGAAAGCTCTGTGATCACTTCCTTCTATTTAGAACCGGAAGATGGAATGCCACTTGCAAAATTTATGCCCGGCCAATACGTGAGTATCAAGATGGATATACCAGGTCAGGAACACACACATATCAGACAATATAGCTTGTCTGATGCTCCAGGACAAAGCAGTTATCGGATCTCTGTTAAAAAAGAAACCGGTAGAGATACTGTCGATGGAATGGTTTCCGTTTATTTGCACGAGAGTGTTAAAGAAGGAGACATCCTTCATTTGAGCGCTCCAGCAGGTGACTTTTATTTAAATACAGATAGTGAAAAGCACGTTGTCCTTATAAGTGGTGGTGTGGGACTTACTCCTATGGTAAGTATGTTGAAAACTATAGCAAGTGAGCAACCGCAACGAGAAATTACATTTATTCATGCTGCAATCAATGGCCAAACACACGCTTTAAAGAAAGAAGTTATAGATATTGGAGAAGCTTCAGATCATATTGCTACACATTTTGTTTATGAAAGTCCGTTAGACGAAGATTTGGGCTACACGAAGAGGGGTTTCATTGATCAAGCTTGGTTGAAGGAGATCTTACCTTTAAAAGATGATGCAGAATACTATTTCTGTGGCCCGATACCATTCATGCAGGTGATATATACAGCTCTGCAAGCGCTGAATATACCAAAAGAGAACATTCATTTTGAATTCTTTGGACCTGCCTCTGATCTACAGAAGGAAAGTATCAAGTCATAA
- a CDS encoding alpha/beta hydrolase has product MRRSLITYNEKTIHLTEWGEAQNPTIVCLHGLGSTSLSFLEVAEELQKNFNIIAFDAPGHGKSEPFDTAVDYEMPRLVDWLHGLLKQLNVSDFYLLSHSWGSFLALHYLVRYPEHVLDTILIDGGYQTKRIWSSSLEEEMNHYEKDFDEYVFDSWNDFFLAEKENYLMWSSLKDIAVQDLGVEREGKVCWHAKGKTARHIIRGMHLNETEDIYHLLPQGITLLVATVPERLSELRLQTAETFRKNTNGELHIVPNTTHLLHWDRPRIVIDVVLSKWLKSEVK; this is encoded by the coding sequence ATGAGAAGATCATTAATCACCTATAATGAAAAAACGATCCACCTTACCGAATGGGGAGAAGCCCAAAACCCTACCATTGTTTGCTTACATGGATTAGGAAGTACGAGTCTTAGCTTTCTAGAAGTTGCCGAGGAGTTACAGAAGAATTTTAATATAATTGCATTCGATGCTCCTGGACACGGGAAGTCTGAGCCCTTTGACACAGCTGTGGATTATGAGATGCCTAGACTTGTTGATTGGCTTCATGGTTTGTTAAAACAATTAAATGTAAGCGATTTCTATCTCTTATCCCATTCATGGGGAAGTTTTCTAGCTCTTCACTATTTGGTTCGTTATCCTGAGCATGTTTTGGATACGATCCTAATCGATGGCGGCTATCAAACAAAGCGTATCTGGTCTTCCTCTTTAGAAGAAGAAATGAATCATTATGAAAAAGATTTTGATGAATACGTGTTCGATTCTTGGAATGATTTTTTTCTAGCTGAAAAAGAAAACTATTTGATGTGGTCATCTTTAAAAGATATCGCAGTTCAAGATCTAGGTGTTGAAAGGGAAGGTAAAGTTTGTTGGCATGCTAAAGGTAAAACTGCGCGTCATATCATTCGTGGGATGCATCTGAACGAAACAGAAGATATCTATCATCTTCTTCCACAAGGTATCACTTTACTAGTCGCCACCGTACCTGAACGATTGTCTGAACTAAGATTGCAGACCGCTGAAACATTTAGAAAGAACACAAACGGTGAACTACATATCGTGCCAAATACGACACACTTGTTGCACTGGGACAGACCCCGCATTGTAATCGATGTAGTTTTATCAAAATGGCTAAAATCGGAGGTTAAATGA
- a CDS encoding DUF1428 family protein, which produces MMAYLLVYFYKLKPEVKEKFLEISSRSNKKFQEYGGVTEQIFKLSTSPKNYGFSSISEKLQVDEGEELWIGLLRFQSEEHARMTMEDFDQDPEMKERLDEFVTFVAPLEKLVFGEFVSETEVVNV; this is translated from the coding sequence ATGATGGCATACCTACTCGTATATTTTTATAAATTAAAACCTGAAGTAAAAGAAAAGTTTCTTGAAATATCGTCAAGATCAAATAAAAAATTTCAAGAATACGGAGGTGTAACAGAACAGATTTTCAAATTATCCACATCTCCCAAAAATTATGGGTTCTCCTCTATTTCTGAAAAACTACAAGTTGATGAAGGAGAAGAACTTTGGATCGGCCTTCTGCGCTTCCAATCTGAAGAACATGCACGCATGACGATGGAGGACTTCGATCAAGATCCAGAGATGAAAGAACGTTTAGACGAATTTGTAACTTTTGTAGCACCACTTGAAAAATTAGTTTTTGGTGAGTTTGTTTCTGAAACTGAGGTAGTGAACGTATAA
- a CDS encoding DUF4385 domain-containing protein has protein sequence MAFDYDLDFDTIDFRKHPEKYRVGRGEQGVLLVEPYKSEILPHWRFKTPEEAEKSSKKIYEQFLDYKKNNDFVGADMARKFLQMGYTRARRYTNYKGGRKYNEEGEVNKRKIDPVKAKSAAIFEEKWKLARTDEEYLKMKKAHQKEFG, from the coding sequence ATGGCTTTTGATTATGATCTTGACTTTGATACTATCGATTTTCGAAAACATCCTGAAAAGTATCGTGTCGGCCGTGGTGAGCAAGGGGTATTATTAGTGGAACCTTATAAGAGTGAGATCTTGCCGCATTGGCGCTTTAAGACCCCAGAAGAAGCAGAAAAATCTTCTAAGAAAATCTATGAACAGTTTCTAGACTATAAGAAAAATAATGACTTTGTTGGAGCGGATATGGCAAGGAAGTTTTTACAGATGGGATACACACGCGCAAGACGTTATACGAACTATAAAGGCGGAAGGAAATACAACGAAGAGGGTGAGGTGAATAAGAGGAAGATTGATCCCGTGAAAGCAAAGTCAGCCGCAATTTTCGAGGAGAAGTGGAAATTAGCACGAACAGATGAAGAATATCTGAAGATGAAAAAAGCACATCAAAAAGAATTTGGTTAA
- the helD gene encoding RNA polymerase recycling motor HelD, which yields MTTWDQEQQNEQKRVDQVIHKLSDATDKLLDHLGGKKADVVQIRKNFWSDVTVNLEDADDAIETAASIKQQSELLSEIERSHTSAEARLKTYEKLKSSPYFGRIDFKEDGEEEIEQVYIGIASYYDESSSTFLVHDWRAPISSLYYDHSLGEADFRAPSGTIEGELELKRQFMIKNAQITGMFDTGEAIGDELLQHVLGNQANTQMKSIVATIQKEQNAIIRNTASDLLVVQGAAGCGKTSAALQRVAFLLYRDRETIQSHHVVLFSPNNMFNSYVANVLPELGEENMEQTTFHAYVEHHLGGDYSIETPFEQMEELLSEQENSKRVEAIQFKASVEFLEAIHRYAEKLSTSGIQFLNVRFRDRIVIRSKQISEYFYSLDQKETVPYRMKKTVAWILEELKKIERRERKKPWVEKEIQLLDRNVYTRLYEKLEERNKYGADSFNDLSSEQKVLSAYVTRIAFKSLRESIEQFSFIDIKNLYAKLFQKNTRLMEDVNTWNEICNQTLFNLKQNHLANEDATPLLYVKELLVGFQSNAAVRHVFIDEAQDFSPFQFAFIQRIFPRANLTILGDLNQSIYAHASDETFSMLKNLLNKKNPQTITLQRSYRSTKEIVEFTKSLLKDGSEIIPFNRSGEKPVIAAVEREEDHFDQVKDLVGNWMNKGHETIAVICRSAKESKEVYEKLRGKLDVRLMIDEDASFQKGVIVIPSYLAKGIEFDAVTIFDASGYQLERERKLFYTVCTRAMHELTVFYSGKPCPFVEGASKSLYEVVQ from the coding sequence ATGACAACATGGGATCAGGAACAACAAAATGAACAAAAGCGTGTAGATCAAGTTATTCATAAACTTTCTGATGCAACAGATAAACTTCTGGATCATCTCGGAGGAAAGAAGGCTGATGTTGTTCAAATCCGAAAGAATTTTTGGTCTGATGTTACAGTGAATTTAGAAGATGCTGATGATGCAATTGAAACGGCAGCTAGCATCAAACAGCAGTCAGAATTATTGTCTGAGATCGAACGAAGTCATACTTCTGCTGAAGCTCGACTTAAAACCTATGAAAAATTAAAAAGTTCCCCTTACTTTGGTCGAATTGATTTTAAAGAGGACGGAGAAGAGGAAATAGAACAAGTCTATATCGGAATAGCATCCTATTACGATGAATCTTCAAGCACGTTTCTTGTCCATGATTGGCGTGCGCCAATTTCGAGTCTATACTATGATCACTCTCTCGGTGAAGCTGATTTTCGTGCGCCGAGTGGTACCATTGAAGGAGAGCTCGAACTTAAACGGCAATTTATGATTAAGAATGCTCAAATAACAGGAATGTTTGATACAGGAGAAGCGATCGGTGACGAATTGTTACAGCACGTATTAGGCAACCAAGCGAATACACAAATGAAAAGCATCGTCGCGACCATTCAAAAAGAGCAAAATGCAATCATACGAAATACAGCAAGTGATCTACTTGTTGTTCAAGGTGCAGCTGGATGCGGGAAGACATCAGCAGCTCTTCAGCGCGTAGCCTTTCTGTTGTACCGAGATCGAGAAACCATACAGTCGCACCATGTTGTTTTATTTTCACCTAATAACATGTTCAATAGTTATGTAGCAAACGTATTGCCAGAACTGGGCGAGGAGAACATGGAACAAACCACGTTTCACGCTTATGTGGAGCACCACTTAGGAGGAGACTACTCGATTGAAACGCCTTTTGAGCAGATGGAAGAGCTTTTATCTGAACAAGAAAATTCAAAGCGTGTAGAAGCAATACAGTTTAAAGCCTCTGTTGAATTTCTAGAAGCGATTCATCGCTATGCTGAGAAGTTAAGTACATCCGGCATACAATTTTTAAATGTGAGATTTCGAGACCGTATTGTGATTCGTTCTAAACAGATCAGTGAATACTTCTATTCTCTCGATCAGAAAGAAACTGTTCCCTATCGAATGAAAAAGACGGTGGCTTGGATCTTAGAAGAGCTGAAGAAAATAGAACGAAGAGAACGTAAGAAACCATGGGTTGAAAAAGAGATACAGCTTCTTGATAGAAATGTTTATACAAGGCTGTATGAGAAGTTAGAGGAACGCAATAAATACGGAGCTGACTCATTCAACGATCTTTCGAGTGAACAAAAAGTGCTATCGGCTTATGTGACGCGAATCGCCTTTAAATCACTTAGAGAAAGCATCGAACAGTTTTCGTTTATTGATATAAAGAACTTATATGCAAAGTTGTTTCAGAAAAACACACGATTGATGGAGGACGTAAATACTTGGAACGAAATCTGCAATCAAACATTGTTTAATCTGAAACAAAACCATTTAGCCAATGAAGATGCTACTCCGCTGTTATATGTAAAAGAATTATTAGTAGGTTTTCAATCGAATGCAGCTGTTCGTCATGTTTTTATTGACGAAGCACAAGATTTCTCGCCGTTTCAGTTTGCATTTATCCAGCGTATTTTCCCGAGAGCAAACTTAACGATATTAGGTGACTTAAATCAATCAATTTACGCTCATGCGTCAGATGAAACGTTCAGTATGCTCAAAAACTTATTGAATAAGAAGAATCCTCAAACGATTACTTTGCAAAGAAGTTATCGCTCTACAAAAGAAATTGTAGAGTTTACGAAAAGTCTTTTGAAAGACGGAAGCGAGATAATTCCGTTTAATCGTTCAGGTGAAAAACCCGTTATTGCGGCAGTAGAACGTGAAGAAGATCATTTTGATCAGGTGAAGGATCTTGTAGGGAATTGGATGAACAAAGGCCATGAAACGATAGCGGTGATCTGCCGTTCGGCTAAAGAGAGCAAAGAGGTTTATGAGAAACTAAGAGGTAAGCTAGATGTGAGGCTCATGATTGATGAGGATGCTTCTTTTCAAAAGGGAGTAATCGTCATCCCATCCTATCTAGCCAAGGGAATTGAGTTTGACGCAGTAACGATATTTGATGCATCAGGCTACCAACTCGAACGGGAACGTAAATTGTTTTATACAGTTTGTACGCGAGCGATGCATGAATTAACTGTTTTTTATTCAGGAAAACCATGTCCATTTGTAGAAGGCGCATCGAAGAGTTTATATGAAGTTGTTCAGTAA
- a CDS encoding DinB family protein yields the protein MNQLTIQNFELARSFFLKQMDGIDESAADIQPEGFNNNIRWHMGHVLTTAEYFMFGFPENSSNLPKQYIELFNRGTSPADWKGEVPTLKKLKQQLEEQLVRVKEMPEERLFEKLEKPVFNLTTFGELVNFTVFHETYHLGQMHAIKRIIENQTAKQA from the coding sequence ATGAATCAATTAACAATTCAAAATTTTGAACTAGCGAGAAGCTTCTTCCTAAAGCAAATGGATGGAATAGATGAGTCGGCAGCAGATATTCAACCTGAAGGGTTTAACAATAATATCCGCTGGCACATGGGACACGTCCTCACGACTGCGGAATACTTCATGTTTGGGTTCCCAGAGAATTCTTCAAACCTACCAAAGCAATATATTGAGTTATTTAATAGAGGAACAAGTCCTGCAGATTGGAAAGGTGAAGTTCCTACTCTTAAAAAACTCAAACAGCAGTTAGAAGAACAGTTAGTACGTGTAAAAGAGATGCCAGAAGAACGCTTATTTGAGAAGCTGGAGAAACCAGTATTTAATTTAACTACTTTTGGTGAACTTGTAAATTTCACTGTTTTTCACGAAACGTATCACCTTGGACAAATGCATGCGATAAAAAGAATAATTGAAAATCAAACAGCTAAACAAGCATAA
- a CDS encoding cysteine hydrolase family protein produces MKHALLVIDAQQELIEGNASEQGVYNKEGLLQNINVVIEKAKQADAALVFVRDVDVSEGKGEGFEVHSAIHVPKDAKVFDKQATNAFYNTPLLSYLKDEKIDHLVLMGCKTEHCIDTAVRFATVSGFDVTLVEDGHSTSDTEVLKAEQIVSHHNKVLHGHYNVDHFSVVRKTDEDLFTPIHDNYRSE; encoded by the coding sequence TTGAAACATGCTTTATTGGTTATTGATGCACAACAAGAACTAATCGAGGGGAATGCGAGTGAGCAGGGAGTTTATAACAAAGAAGGATTGCTTCAAAACATAAATGTAGTTATTGAAAAAGCGAAGCAAGCAGATGCTGCCCTTGTTTTTGTTAGAGACGTAGATGTTTCTGAGGGAAAGGGAGAAGGTTTTGAGGTTCATTCTGCTATTCATGTTCCAAAGGATGCCAAAGTTTTTGATAAGCAGGCAACGAATGCTTTCTACAACACACCATTGTTAAGTTATCTAAAAGATGAAAAAATAGACCATCTCGTTCTAATGGGTTGCAAAACAGAACATTGCATCGATACGGCTGTACGATTTGCAACCGTCTCTGGCTTCGATGTCACACTTGTTGAAGATGGTCACTCTACTTCAGATACAGAAGTGTTAAAAGCAGAACAGATCGTAAGTCATCACAATAAAGTTTTGCATGGACATTATAATGTCGACCATTTTTCAGTAGTACGTAAAACGGATGAAGATCTATTTACACCCATTCACGATAACTATCGATCAGAATAG
- a CDS encoding nucleoside transporter C-terminal domain-containing protein — protein MKYIIFLAGVAAVFLLAFLVSNDRKKIKYKPILVMLGLQLILTYFLLNTGVGLVIIKGISKLFEKLLSYAGAGVEFVFGGLANEAAMPFFLTVLLPIVFISVLIGIAQHFRILPFIIKWIGFALSKVNGLGRLESYNAVASAVFGQSEVFISVKKLLGHLPKHRLYTLCTSAMSTVSASILGAYMAMIDPKYVVTALVLNLFGGFIIANIINPYEVTEDDDIIEIEEEKQTFFEMLGEYIMDGFKVAVIVGAMLLGFVALIALINDVFDMIFGITFQTMLGYVFAPVAFLVGIPWAEAVSAGTIMATKLVSNEFVAMIDLAKYAKDMSDRTVGIVSVFLVSFANFSSIGIITGAVKGLHEEQGNTVARFGLKLLYGATLVSILSAAIAGLFL, from the coding sequence ATGAAGTACATCATCTTTCTGGCTGGAGTGGCAGCAGTTTTCTTGTTAGCCTTTCTTGTCAGCAATGATCGCAAGAAGATTAAATACAAGCCAATCCTAGTCATGCTTGGATTACAGCTTATCCTTACATACTTTCTATTAAATACAGGCGTCGGCCTTGTCATTATAAAAGGTATCTCTAAACTGTTTGAAAAGTTGTTAAGCTACGCAGGTGCAGGGGTTGAATTCGTGTTCGGCGGCCTAGCAAACGAAGCTGCAATGCCCTTTTTCTTAACTGTTTTATTACCGATCGTGTTTATTTCAGTATTGATCGGAATCGCACAGCACTTTAGAATCCTTCCATTCATTATCAAGTGGATCGGTTTTGCGCTCAGTAAGGTAAATGGCTTAGGAAGACTTGAGTCTTACAATGCAGTTGCTTCTGCTGTTTTTGGACAATCAGAAGTATTTATCTCAGTAAAAAAATTATTAGGTCATCTACCAAAGCATCGTTTATATACGCTTTGTACATCTGCCATGTCTACCGTTTCTGCTTCAATTCTTGGAGCATACATGGCCATGATCGATCCAAAGTATGTGGTAACCGCTCTCGTGCTTAACTTATTCGGTGGATTCATCATCGCGAACATCATCAATCCTTATGAAGTTACGGAAGATGATGACATCATTGAAATTGAAGAAGAAAAACAAACCTTTTTCGAGATGCTCGGTGAATACATCATGGACGGTTTTAAAGTTGCCGTAATCGTCGGTGCCATGCTTCTTGGATTTGTAGCATTAATCGCATTAATCAACGACGTGTTTGATATGATTTTCGGAATTACATTCCAAACAATGCTCGGATATGTATTTGCTCCAGTTGCATTTTTAGTTGGTATCCCTTGGGCAGAAGCTGTTTCTGCAGGTACGATCATGGCAACCAAACTTGTTTCGAATGAATTTGTAGCTATGATCGATCTAGCAAAATACGCGAAAGACATGTCTGATCGAACAGTCGGGATCGTCTCTGTCTTCCTTGTTTCATTCGCCAATTTCTCTTCTATCGGTATCATTACTGGTGCTGTTAAAGGTTTACATGAAGAACAAGGAAATACGGTTGCTCGTTTTGGATTAAAGCTTTTATATGGTGCTACATTAGTAAGTATCTTATCTGCAGCAATTGCGGGTCTGTTTTTATAA
- a CDS encoding methylated-DNA--[protein]-cysteine S-methyltransferase, protein MNKHYKLEIESPIGVIEILGTEDVVQSILFLEKEMALESQEEIPAVLLDCRNQLIEYFEGVRQTFTFPFQYSGTPFQQTVWDSLVGIPFAETASYRDIAITLQKEKAVRAVGNANGKNKLSIVVPCHRIIGSSGSLTGYAGGLWRKEWLLHHEKKVKNHG, encoded by the coding sequence ATGAATAAGCACTATAAATTAGAGATAGAATCTCCTATAGGCGTTATAGAGATACTAGGAACAGAAGACGTCGTTCAGTCCATTCTTTTCTTAGAAAAAGAGATGGCGCTTGAGAGCCAAGAGGAGATTCCTGCTGTTCTACTCGACTGTCGAAATCAACTTATAGAATACTTTGAAGGTGTAAGGCAAACTTTTACGTTTCCATTCCAATATAGCGGTACTCCTTTTCAACAAACAGTCTGGGACTCACTAGTTGGTATTCCGTTCGCAGAAACCGCCTCTTATCGAGATATTGCCATCACGCTTCAAAAAGAAAAAGCGGTTCGGGCGGTAGGGAATGCTAATGGAAAGAACAAGTTAAGTATTGTGGTTCCTTGTCATCGAATTATAGGTTCAAGCGGAAGCCTAACAGGATATGCAGGAGGCTTATGGAGAAAAGAATGGCTATTACATCATGAGAAAAAGGTTAAAAACCACGGTTAG
- a CDS encoding DNA-3-methyladenine glycosylase translates to MRWNASDEGLKIELPLEFSYRECLVFLKRSPLEILHHIHENNIYKVIMVNSELILIKISYKDHVLIIEFPDREPHNMETVVEFIENWFDLKQDLSSFYEAVSEDSLLQPLVERYYGLRMIGIPDLFEALTWAIMGQQINLPFAYTLKKRLVENFGKKLVLHENEYWAYPSPEIIADLQTDDLRNLQFTTRKAEYVIGIAREIVEGRLSKEILKSSEDPAKQLISLRGIGPWTADYVLMKCLLKPDAFPVADVGLQNAVMKQLKWQQKPTMNELKKQAENWSGWEAYATFYLWRSLYE, encoded by the coding sequence ATGAGATGGAATGCATCTGATGAGGGATTAAAGATAGAGTTACCGCTAGAATTCTCCTATAGAGAATGTTTGGTTTTTCTTAAGAGATCACCATTAGAAATTCTTCATCACATACATGAGAACAATATATACAAAGTAATTATGGTGAATAGTGAGCTGATCTTGATCAAGATCAGCTACAAAGATCACGTTCTCATCATCGAGTTCCCAGATAGGGAGCCACATAACATGGAAACGGTCGTTGAATTTATAGAGAATTGGTTTGACCTGAAGCAGGATCTTTCATCATTTTATGAAGCTGTTTCAGAAGATAGCCTATTACAGCCGCTCGTAGAACGCTATTATGGTTTACGTATGATCGGTATTCCTGATCTTTTTGAAGCATTGACTTGGGCGATCATGGGACAACAGATCAACTTACCTTTTGCCTATACCTTAAAGAAGAGGTTAGTTGAGAATTTTGGGAAGAAGCTAGTCCTTCATGAGAATGAATACTGGGCATACCCATCTCCTGAAATTATCGCAGATCTTCAGACTGATGATTTAAGAAATCTTCAATTTACAACACGAAAAGCCGAATATGTGATTGGTATAGCAAGAGAAATAGTGGAAGGTCGTCTGTCGAAGGAAATATTGAAATCTTCTGAAGATCCTGCTAAACAACTTATCTCCCTTAGAGGGATCGGACCTTGGACAGCAGATTATGTGTTGATGAAATGTTTACTAAAGCCCGATGCTTTTCCTGTTGCTGACGTAGGGCTGCAGAATGCCGTGATGAAACAGTTGAAATGGCAGCAAAAGCCAACAATGAATGAATTAAAGAAACAAGCGGAAAATTGGAGTGGATGGGAAGCATACGCCACTTTTTATTTATGGAGGTCGTTATATGAATAA
- a CDS encoding Ada metal-binding domain-containing protein, with protein sequence MNTIQMSFDEMWDKIMECNRSYDGLFYTAVKTTKIYCRPSCRSRKPKKKNVVFYDSISQCEEAGYRACKRCQPEIEHCPHINLIRKATSYLVNNHHKRILLQDVAKYSGVSPFYLERLFKEEMNVTPREYVENIRIDKAAYLLRNTSKTCLEICFESGFRSPSNFYKTFRTYKECSPSDYRKAEETTGNKS encoded by the coding sequence ATGAATACCATACAGATGTCGTTTGATGAGATGTGGGATAAAATTATGGAATGTAACAGGTCATATGACGGCCTTTTTTATACAGCAGTAAAAACAACAAAGATTTATTGCCGTCCATCTTGTCGTTCGCGAAAACCTAAAAAGAAAAACGTAGTATTTTATGACTCAATTTCTCAATGTGAGGAAGCAGGCTATCGAGCATGTAAAAGATGTCAGCCGGAGATCGAACATTGTCCACATATCAATCTGATTAGAAAAGCAACTAGTTATTTAGTAAATAACCATCATAAAAGAATTCTTCTACAAGATGTAGCGAAGTACTCTGGAGTGAGCCCATTCTACCTCGAACGATTGTTTAAAGAAGAGATGAATGTTACGCCTCGAGAATATGTGGAGAATATTCGTATCGATAAAGCAGCATACCTGTTAAGAAATACTTCAAAAACATGTCTTGAGATATGTTTTGAATCAGGATTTCGGAGCCCCTCTAACTTTTATAAAACGTTTCGCACGTATAAAGAATGCTCACCAAGTGACTACCGAAAAGCGGAAGAAACAACAGGGAACAAATCATGA